Proteins encoded together in one Lathyrus oleraceus cultivar Zhongwan6 chromosome 5, CAAS_Psat_ZW6_1.0, whole genome shotgun sequence window:
- the LOC127082646 gene encoding uncharacterized protein LOC127082646, whose product MPGFEVSPEEGPEPGSRWTLVFDGASNVRGHGIGVVITSSTGLHLPFTARLCFDCNNNMEEYEACIYSLEAAIDLRIKILEVFDDSALVISQVKGDWETRDSKLIPYKEHIRKLIPYFDEISFHRISREENKLEDALATLASMFKVKWKNEASSIQIDHLDEPAIKADPDDKPWFYDIKTFLEKQQYLKGISITDKKALRRLSSKFFINGDVLYKENYDSILLRCMIDTKLLHS is encoded by the coding sequence ATGCCAGGCTTCGAGGTAAGCCCTGAGGAAGGCCCCGAACCAGGATCgcgatggacgctcgtgttcgacgGTGCTTCCAATGTTCGAGGTCATGGTATAGGTGTTGTTATCACTTCTTCAACTGGTTTACACCTTCCCTTTACCGCTAGATTGTGTTTTGACTGCAATAacaacatggaagaatatgaagcatgtatctacAGTTTAGAGGCGGCAATCGACTTGAgaatcaagattcttgaggtattcgatgattcagctctggtaatcagtCAGGTGAAAGGCGATTGGGAGACTCGGGATAGCAAGTTAATACCTTATAAAGAGCATATCAGAAAACTGATACCCTATTTTGATGAAATCTCTTTCCACCGTATTTCTAGGGAAGAAAATAAGTTAGAAGACGCTCTAGCCACGTTGgcatctatgttcaaagtcaaatggaagaatgaagcatCGTCCATCCAGATTGACCACTTAGATGAACCAGCAATCAAGGCTGATCCtgatgataagccttggttctATGATATAAAAACATTTCTAGAGAAACAACAATATCTCAAGGGTATATCCATTACCGATAAGAAAGCTCTGAGAAGACTCTCTTCCAAGTTCTTCATAAACGGTGATGTACTATACAAGGAGAATTATGATTCCATACTGCTCAGATGCATGATAGACACGAAGCTACTACATTCATAA